In the Tribolium castaneum strain GA2 chromosome 1, icTriCast1.1, whole genome shotgun sequence genome, one interval contains:
- the Msr-110 gene encoding uncharacterized protein Msr-110 has product MEKEPQPDSMATITIKPEYPPSEIYSSEPPPAYHRSNSSAVQVAKIIAVTVVLVSVVLGSFLLASAYITATASCRQLEQELELLNEAADRFQPPLSPEALVREDPQKQSSNDLETKESRSQENENKNKSVDSTSSESSEDSESDSSSSDNGESDEKTVLLKLPLHLDFDDLGALLEKSRKPKINCVVEKKRAEEIVDHKPKALNLPFGLNLTTDPRYERISGERIAIFCDSGNEQKQSPQEDDQVEETMLIQPVMIPIPQTHFPTHMAQQFAQRPPYPMETPMSPRVQQIREQNQLPPNQILHQIAQEVIAQKIMEMQRVREGQNQEMPQFNSESVAQKAPIPDEVLAQLNRFPNRDVIVTVSQEFDDGLQELNEGQADPQKGAKTNFQQMNAAPQQMHTVPPSQNQRAGPDMRAQPQLVMSEVQQAAPMEMLNVPPVVAEALQELKVYEQQRQNAQERNDRQMYERNPTAVPMRMMPPGLDSQTTASEEPRPHYVQPRSVRSVDALLPKVEKRVKRCSCDCAC; this is encoded by the exons ATGGAGAAGGAACCGCAACCTGATTCGATGGCAACTATCACTATTAAACCTGAGTATCCACCATCTGAAATATATTCTTCAGAACCACCTCCG gcGTACCACCGTTCTAATAGTTCAGCAGTTCAAGTGGCAAAAATCATTGCAGTAACAGTTGTCCTGGTGTCTGTTGTGTTAGGTAGTTTCTTACTAGCTTCTGCTTACATTACGGCGACTGCTTCATGCCGACAGTTGGAACAAGAGTTGGAACTACTCAATGAAGCAGCCGACAGGTTTCAACCTCCTTTATCACCAGAAGCACTTGTGCGG gaaGATCCACAAAAACAAAGCTCAAATGATTTAGAAACTAAAGAATCCCGAAGCCAAGAAAACGAGAACAAGAATAAAAGTGTTGACTCCACAAGTTCTGAAAGTTCTGAAGACTCTGAAAGCGATTCCTCCAGTAGTGACAATGGAGAATCGGATGAAAAAACAGTTTTGCTAAAGTTACCTTTACATTTAGACTTTGATGACTTGGGAGCATTActtgaaaaaagtagaaaaccCAAGATCAATTGTGTAGTTGAGAAAAAACGTGCCGAAGAAATTGTTGATCATAAACCCAAAGCTCTCAATTTACCCTTTGGACTGAACTTAACAACTGATCCAAGATACGAACGCATCAGCGGTGAGAGAATAGCGATCTTCTGTGATAGCGGTAACGAACAAAA ACAATCACCCCAAGAAGATGACCAAGTGGAAGAAACCATGTTGATACAACCGGTTATGATCCCAATTCCCCAAACTCACTTCCCCACACACATGGCTCAACAGTTCGCACAAAGGCCACCCTACCCAATGGAAACCCCCATGTCCCCACGAGTTCAACAAATCAGAGAACAAAACCAATTGCCGCCTAACCAAATTCTGCATCAAATCGCACAGGAAGTTATCGCTCAGAAAATTATGGAAATGCAAAGAGTGCGAGAAGGCCAAAATCAGGAAATGCCGCAATTCAACTCTGAATCAGTGGCGCAAAAAGCTCCCATACCTGATGAAGTCCTTGCACAGTTGAACAGGTTCCCAAATCGCGATGTTATTGTAACTGTTTCACAAGAATTTGATGATGGATTGCAAGAACTGAATGAAGGCCAAGCCGATCCTCAGAAAGGAGCAAAAACCAATTTTCAACAAATGAATGCTGCTCCACAGCAAATGCACACAGTTCCTCCATCACAGAACCAAAGAGCTGGACCCGATATGCGGGCACAACCACAGTTGGTGATGTCAGAAGTACAACAAGCCGCTCCAATGGAAATGCTTAATGTCCCGCCTGTTGTTGCTGAAGCTTTGCAGGAGCTGAAGGTTTATGAACAGCAAAGACAAAACGCACAAGAAAGGAATGACAGACAGATGTATGAGAGAAATCCAACAGCAGTTCCTATGCGTATGATGCCTCCTGGACTCGATTCTCAAACCACTGCTTCGGAAGAGCCTAGACCTCACT atGTTCAGCCAAGATCTGTGCGTTCGGTGGACGCTCTACTTCCCAAGGTTGAAAAGAGAGTCAAACGCTGTTCCTGTGATTGTGCTTGTTAA